Sequence from the Panicum virgatum strain AP13 chromosome 5N, P.virgatum_v5, whole genome shotgun sequence genome:
TTTTTATGCGAGAATCTCGGCTAGTCTGTAGGCTGACGAACTGAAAAGTGGAAACCGCGTTCCTGTTCTCCGtctatggccgtgtttggtttattTCGTGGAATTACTGTAGCAcgctttgaccgctaatttcgaatatcaaatgaagtctaattacgaaaccacctccacaaccccccatgtaaatcgtgagacgaatctaataaggcctttgaccgcgcgattagaggatgattactgtagcatcactgtagcaaatcatcaagtaattaccaccattagattcatctcaaaaagttacacccattcctgaaaaatttttacaaatagacttcatttagtactccatgcggtcattcgtctttttgtgtaatCTTGATTTGACTGATTACCAAACGCGGCCTATGTGGTGATCTTATCCAGTGCCCAGTGGGCCGTGTTCTTCTTTTCAAGTGGGGTTGTGTTTAGATCCTGAAAAACGGGTAGAAAAGGTCATATCGCACATTATagtacactgtagcacttttcgtttgtttatggtaaatattgtcctaccatgatctaactagactcaaaaaattcgtctcacaacgtacatcaaaactatgcaattagtttttttatttaactacatttagtacttcatatatgggtcatttgttatatttaatgtttcgatgtgatggaaagtttgaaaAGTTTGGAGAAATTTGggagatctaaacacaccctgggTTGTGTTACGGAAGAGAAAGGGCAGCTTTGGACTATTCATTCATTCATCCCCTTTTTGGTGGGGAAGATGAACTGGTCCTCGTGCGTTTGGTGCGTCGCATCATGGCTCGGCCCGGGACTCGGCAACCTTGAATCTCCTTGTCTCCTATCACAAAAATGGGTGCCCAACAATTGCCTAATCTGGCAGACCGGCCGGCCTTCATGATCCTGCTCCATCCATGGGTCAAAAATCATGATATACTAGTAAACCATAAGTGTAAAATTAATGATTTTTTGTAGTTTTTTCATAGTAATTTATCCATTTAGGAGGATAAAACTGATGATATACTACTCTGTACTCTCATACAGATACAATattagccttttttttttgtttatggtGTGGAATTCCCACTGTACTGATCGATCAGCGTTGCTTCTGACGATTCGCTAACATTTCTCTGCAACGCCGTGATGAACTCTGCTGCATCAGATGAGATCCTGGAGGGCGCGCCGTACAAGCTGAGGAGGACGAACTCGGAGACCCTGCGCGCGCAgtacatcaacaccaaggagCTGAGGTGCGTTATTTTGATCGGTTTCAGCGATGCGTGCACGCCTTTTGCGGTTTCAGCGATTGAACCTGTCCGGCGGTTGCAGGGTCTGCGTCGGCACCTGGAACGCCGGCGGGAGGGGCCCGCCGGAGGACCTCGACATCGCCGAGTGGctcggcaccggcggcgacgccgagcCCGCCGACATCTACGTGCTCGGGTAAGCGGCTCGTCCGCCGGATTCGCGGTGCGATTCGTGGGCGACTCTGCCGCTCTTCGGCTGACGCGCGTCGGCGTCGCGTGAATGCAGGTTCCAGGAAGTGGTGCCGCTGAACGCCGGCAACGTGTTCGGCGCGGaggacggccggccggcgcgggcgtggGAGTCCGTGATCCGCGGCGCGCTCAGGCGGGCCCAGCCGTCGAAGCCCAAGTACAGGTTCTACAGCaacccgccctcgccgtcgcggttCGACCCGCCGGTCGacgtcgcggccgccgccgacgagctcctTCCCGGCACGGACACCGAGACCGACACCGATGACGACGCGCCGTTCGCCTTCCCCGTGCGGCCGGAGCAGTTCGTCGCGGCGACCCCGAGGAAGCTGAGCAGGCTCAACCACTTCAGCGTCGTGGATGACTCGGAGCTCAACGGCGACGAACCTGACGAGCTTGACCAGGAGCCGCAGCCAGAAGCTCCGCAGAGGACGCTTCTGAGGTCGCTGAGCAGGGCGGACAGGGTCGGGCTGGTCTGGCCGGAGCAGCCGCTGGACCTGGTGCCCGCGCGCGCCATGAACGccgcgtcgtcggcgtcgttcAAGGCGTCCAGGTCGTTCAGGGCCTACAAGTCGTTCAGGGGTTCGTCCCGCGTCGCCGACGCGCCGGCGGACGACCTGCCAATGATCCCGGACCTGGACCTCGACGGCGCGCTGCGCAAGAAGAGCCGGTCGCCGTTCGTGAGGATCGTGAGCAAGCAGATGGTGGGCATCTTCCTGACGGTCTGGGTGAGGAGGGGCCTCAGGAAGTGCGTCCAGAACCTCAAGGTCTCCaccgtcggcgtcggcgccaTGGGCTACATCGGCAACAAGGTCCGCCACGGATCCATCGATTTCTTCTCTGCAGGGTTGGAATTGTTTCAGCCTCGGGTTTAGGAGGATTATTATCTGAATTATTTTAACTTTACAACTTTTGGACGTGCGCAGGGAGCCGTGTCAGTGAGCATGTCCATCTACCAGACCATGTTCTGCTTCGTgtgctgccacctcgccgccggcgagaagCCTGGCGACGTCCACAAGCGGAACGCCGACGTGCAGGAGATCCACCGGCGGACGCGTTTCCCTGCCCCGGGTGACCAGCAGCTGCTCAGAGACATCCACGACCATGAGTAAGTACTGAGTAGAGCACAGTAGTACACCCAGCAGAATTCATTACTCTTACATTTCTTGGTGATTTCTGCAGTCGGATCTTCTGGCTGGGTGATCTGAACTACCGCCTCGACGTGTCGTACGAGAGAGCCCACGAGCTGATCTCGACGAAGAGCTGGTCCAAGCTAGCCGAGATGGATCAGGTGAGTGAAGGATCAGAGTCCATTCTCGTGAGCACATTGTTCAGGCACGCTACCTGGTTCTGAATCTGAACTCTGACAAATCTGATGATCCGGCTGGGGCGTTGCAAACTTTGAATTGTGCAGCTGAAGCGCGAGCTGAAGAAGGATCGGGCGTTCGACGGGTGGACGGAGGGCGTCCTCGAGTTCGCGCCGACTTACAAGTACGCGCTGAGCTCCGGCAAGTACATCGGCGACGAGCACAAGGGCGGGCGGCGGACCCCGGCGTGGTGCGACCGGGTGCTGTCGTACGGGAAGGGGCTGCGGCTGCTGAGCTACCGGCGGTCGGAGCTGGCGCTGTCGGACCACCGGCCGGTGACGGCCACGTACGCTGCGGAGGTGGAGGTGTTCTGCAGCCGGAAGCTGCAGAAGGCGCTGACGCTGACGGACGCCGAGGTGGAGGGCGGGCAGGTCGTGCCGGACCTCGATTTTTGACGGGGGTCCGGCCGGGAGCCACCGTGTATGTATGTTGGGGATGCCTGCAGGAAGTTCAGAACTTTGTAAAGGCTAGCGCATGGTACCTTACTGCCTGCTCCGTGCTGATAGTGGAGGATAACCGGGAGAGCTTGTTGACATTGCTCCTTGTGTTTTGGGCGAAATGGTCTTGTAAATATGGGTATCCCCATCGAAGCTTGAGGGGAATGGTAGTCTGCTTCAAAATGCCAGTTTTCTCTAAGACAGTCTTGCTTTGTTTTCAATCGCATGACACACAAACAAAGAGtggtacaacaacaacatagccttttttcccaagcaagttgggataagctagagatgaaacccgaaagaaataagttcaaggttcaggcacattgatagctagtctccaagcgctcctatccaaaactatctctttagagatgttccaatccttaaggcctctcttaaccgactcatcccatgtcagtttaggtctacctctacccctctttacattatcgactagctcaaggatcccattacgcaccggcgcctcaggaggccttcgttggacatgtccaaaccatctcagccgatgctgagtaaatttctcctcaattggtgccaccccgaccctatcccgaataacttcgttccggactctatccctccttgtgtgcccgcaaaaccaccgcaacatccgcatctctgctacactcagttgctgcacatgtcgtctttttgtaggccaacattcagcaccgtataatatcgccggacgaattgctgtcctatagaatttgcc
This genomic interval carries:
- the LOC120676005 gene encoding type IV inositol polyphosphate 5-phosphatase 3-like isoform X1; this encodes MVVVKQRRMSGEVFWPKIVLKKWLNLKSKDLDFGADEYEDDDDGSDIDDQENCGCDDDGAQITDEILEGAPYKLRRTNSETLRAQYINTKELRVCVGTWNAGGRGPPEDLDIAEWLGTGGDAEPADIYVLGFQEVVPLNAGNVFGAEDGRPARAWESVIRGALRRAQPSKPKYRFYSNPPSPSRFDPPVDVAAAADELLPGTDTETDTDDDAPFAFPVRPEQFVAATPRKLSRLNHFSVVDDSELNGDEPDELDQEPQPEAPQRTLLRSLSRADRVGLVWPEQPLDLVPARAMNAASSASFKASRSFRAYKSFRGSSRVADAPADDLPMIPDLDLDGALRKKSRSPFVRIVSKQMVGIFLTVWVRRGLRKCVQNLKVSTVGVGAMGYIGNKGAVSVSMSIYQTMFCFVCCHLAAGEKPGDVHKRNADVQEIHRRTRFPAPGDQQLLRDIHDHDRIFWLGDLNYRLDVSYERAHELISTKSWSKLAEMDQLKRELKKDRAFDGWTEGVLEFAPTYKYALSSGKYIGDEHKGGRRTPAWCDRVLSYGKGLRLLSYRRSELALSDHRPVTATYAAEVEVFCSRKLQKALTLTDAEVEGGQVVPDLDF
- the LOC120676005 gene encoding type IV inositol polyphosphate 5-phosphatase 3-like isoform X2, which produces MLIGGAVAVRVQVFWPKIVLKKWLNLKSKDLDFGADEYEDDDDGSDIDDQENCGCDDDGAQITDEILEGAPYKLRRTNSETLRAQYINTKELRVCVGTWNAGGRGPPEDLDIAEWLGTGGDAEPADIYVLGFQEVVPLNAGNVFGAEDGRPARAWESVIRGALRRAQPSKPKYRFYSNPPSPSRFDPPVDVAAAADELLPGTDTETDTDDDAPFAFPVRPEQFVAATPRKLSRLNHFSVVDDSELNGDEPDELDQEPQPEAPQRTLLRSLSRADRVGLVWPEQPLDLVPARAMNAASSASFKASRSFRAYKSFRGSSRVADAPADDLPMIPDLDLDGALRKKSRSPFVRIVSKQMVGIFLTVWVRRGLRKCVQNLKVSTVGVGAMGYIGNKGAVSVSMSIYQTMFCFVCCHLAAGEKPGDVHKRNADVQEIHRRTRFPAPGDQQLLRDIHDHDRIFWLGDLNYRLDVSYERAHELISTKSWSKLAEMDQLKRELKKDRAFDGWTEGVLEFAPTYKYALSSGKYIGDEHKGGRRTPAWCDRVLSYGKGLRLLSYRRSELALSDHRPVTATYAAEVEVFCSRKLQKALTLTDAEVEGGQVVPDLDF